A single Micromonospora luteifusca DNA region contains:
- a CDS encoding nucleoside/nucleotide kinase family protein — MPPAQVLSVDDLVQRALALAEAGPRQLLGIAGAPGAGKSTLAEQVVAAVGATARLVPMDGFHLAQSQLVRLGRADRKGAKDTFDANGYVSLLRRLRRLEPTSVYAPEFRRELEEPVAGSIEVPPSVRLVVTEGNYLLLPDFPWQEVRTLLHEAWFLDLDAELRQRRLTARHEAFGRSPEQAREWALGSDEANAAMITPTADQADLVVRLSDPPAA, encoded by the coding sequence ATGCCACCGGCTCAGGTGCTGTCCGTCGACGACCTGGTGCAGCGGGCGTTGGCGCTGGCCGAGGCGGGCCCGCGACAACTGTTGGGCATCGCCGGTGCGCCGGGTGCGGGGAAGTCCACGCTGGCCGAGCAGGTCGTGGCCGCCGTCGGGGCGACGGCCCGGCTGGTGCCGATGGACGGTTTCCACCTGGCGCAGTCCCAGCTGGTCCGGTTGGGCCGCGCGGACCGTAAGGGCGCGAAGGACACCTTCGACGCCAACGGGTACGTCTCGCTGCTGCGCCGGTTGCGCCGGCTGGAGCCGACCTCGGTGTACGCGCCGGAGTTTCGCCGGGAGTTGGAGGAGCCGGTGGCCGGCTCGATCGAAGTGCCGCCGTCGGTCCGGTTGGTGGTGACGGAGGGCAACTACCTGCTACTGCCGGACTTTCCGTGGCAGGAGGTGCGGACGCTGCTGCACGAGGCGTGGTTCCTCGATCTGGACGCCGAGCTGCGTCAGCGTCGGCTGACTGCCCGACACGAGGCCTTCGGGCGCTCGCCGGAGCAGGCGCGCGAGTGGGCGTTGGGCAGTGACGAGGCCAACGCGGCCATGATCACTCCCACCGCCGATCAGGCCGACCTGGTGGTCCGCCTGTCCGACCCGCCGGCGGCCTGA
- a CDS encoding SIMPL domain-containing protein has product MAVDGPVVQVRGEAYREVPPELARFAVTATARDRDRETTLTRLAERAAAIRVLLDGSGPTVARRETGDLRVRPETRRSGERVVAWHGSVTTTVTVTDFTALGELMLRLADQDQVEVAGPWWELRPDSPAHRDARQAAIGDALVRAREYAEALGAQVTSLLELSDVGPADRPMFARAAFAGGGGSGGGPPELELDPQPQTVQAAVQARFTISTPVLD; this is encoded by the coding sequence ATGGCGGTGGACGGTCCGGTGGTGCAGGTGCGCGGCGAGGCGTACCGAGAGGTGCCGCCCGAGCTGGCCCGTTTCGCGGTCACCGCGACAGCGCGCGATCGGGACCGGGAGACCACCCTGACCCGGCTGGCCGAGCGTGCCGCCGCCATCCGGGTGCTGCTGGACGGTTCCGGGCCGACGGTGGCGCGGCGGGAGACCGGCGACCTGCGGGTGCGACCGGAGACCCGGCGCTCGGGCGAGCGGGTGGTCGCCTGGCACGGCAGCGTGACCACCACGGTTACCGTCACCGACTTCACCGCCCTCGGCGAGCTGATGCTCCGGTTGGCCGACCAGGATCAGGTCGAGGTGGCCGGGCCCTGGTGGGAGCTTCGCCCGGACAGCCCCGCGCACCGCGATGCCCGACAGGCCGCGATCGGCGACGCGTTGGTGCGGGCCCGGGAGTACGCCGAGGCGCTCGGTGCCCAGGTCACCTCCTTGCTTGAGCTGAGCGATGTCGGGCCTGCTGACCGGCCGATGTTCGCCCGTGCGGCGTTCGCCGGGGGCGGCGGCTCGGGTGGTGGCCCGCCGGAGCTTGAGCTGGACCCACAACCGCAGACCGTGCAGGCGGCCGTGCAGGCGCGGTTCACGATCAGCACGCCGGTCCTCGACTGA
- a CDS encoding sugar O-acetyltransferase yields MTVPAGIIDRVTSMKDRMLAGEPYLADDPEIIADLDRAARLMERFNTSAAADPQARLAALRDLLGELGEGTWIRPPFYCDYGWQTRIGPRSFVNYHAVFLDVAPITIGADVQIGPNVQLLTPTHPVEPGPRRDKWEAAKPITIGDNAWLGGGAIVLAGVSIGANTVVGAGAVVTRDLPADVVAVGNPARPVRELD; encoded by the coding sequence ATGACAGTCCCGGCGGGCATCATCGACCGGGTGACCTCCATGAAGGACCGGATGCTCGCCGGCGAGCCCTACCTCGCTGACGATCCAGAGATCATCGCGGACCTGGACCGCGCGGCCCGGCTGATGGAACGCTTCAACACCAGTGCCGCAGCCGACCCGCAGGCCCGCCTCGCGGCATTACGCGACCTCCTCGGCGAGCTGGGCGAGGGCACCTGGATCCGCCCACCGTTCTACTGTGACTACGGCTGGCAGACCCGCATCGGGCCACGCAGCTTCGTCAACTACCACGCGGTCTTCCTCGACGTCGCACCGATCACCATCGGCGCCGACGTGCAGATCGGACCCAACGTGCAGCTGCTCACACCGACCCACCCGGTGGAGCCCGGTCCGCGCCGCGACAAGTGGGAGGCCGCCAAGCCGATCACCATCGGCGACAACGCCTGGCTCGGCGGCGGGGCCATCGTGCTGGCCGGAGTGTCGATCGGCGCGAACACCGTCGTCGGCGCGGGCGCGGTGGTAACCCGGGACCTACCTGCCGACGTGGTCGCCGTCGGCAACCCCGCCCGGCCGGTCCGCGAACTGGACTGA